The genomic interval GGTGGACCCGCTGGCAAAGGGCATCGACCTCAAGCCATTCTTCGAGCTGATGGCCGATGCCTCGGTGGTGAAGGTGTTTCACGCCGCGCGGCAGGACCTCGAGATCGTCTATCATCTCGGCAACATGCTGCCCGCGCCGCTGTTCGACACCCAGGTCGCCGCCATGGTCTGCGGCTTCGGCGACAGCGTTTCCTATGATCAGCTGGTCTCCCGCATCACCGGCGCGCATATCGACAAATCCTCGCGCTTCACCGACTGGCGCGCCCGTCCGCTCAACGACAAGCAGCTTTCCTATGCGCTGGCCGACGTCACCCATCTGCGGGACGTCTATCTGAAGCTCAAGGAACAGCTTGAAAGCGAGGGCCGCACCGACTGGGTGGAGGAGGAGATGGCTATCCTCGAAAACCCGCAGACCTACGACCTGCCGCCGGAAATGGCCTGGACGCGGCTGAAGCTTCGGATCAAGAAGCCGATCGATTTCGCGGTGATGCAGAAGGTCGCCGAATGGCGCGAGAACGAGGCGCGCGAACGCAACCAGCCCCGCCGCCGGGTGTTGAAGGACGACACGATCTACGAGATTGCCCAGCAGCATCCGACCGAGCCGGAGGCGCTGGCGAAGCTGCGGATGATCCCCAAGGGCTGGGAACGCTCTCAGCCGGCAGCGGGCCTGCTGGAGGCGGTCAAGACGGCGCTCGCCATACCCAAGGCCGACCTTCCGCGCCTGCCCCGCCAGCCGCACATGCCGGAAGGGGCAGCTGCGGCCGCCGAGCTTTTGAAGGTGCTGCTCAAGATCGTCGCCGAGCAGAACAAGGTCGCCGCCCGCGTGATCGCCTCCTCCGACGATCTCGACAAGATCGCGGCGGAGGGCGAGAACGCCGATGTCGAGGCGATGAAGGGCTGGCGGCGCAAGCTTTACGGCGAGCCGGCGCTGAGGCTTCTGAACGGCGATGTCGCGCTGCGCTTCGTCGACAAGAAGGTCGAGATGATCGAGGTCTGACACGAAAGCTTCATGGCTCCGTGAAATCGCCGACATAAGCAGGCGCTAACGCTCCCCGTGTTTCCAACATACGGGGATATTTCATGAAGACCCTCTTTCTTGTCGCTGCCGCCACGCTTATGGCCGGCACGGCCCTTGCCGACGACACGCAGTTCCAGGCAACGCTCACCAGCCACGCCATCCTGCCGGCAAACACTATCATCGCCGTACCGGCGGACGCGCCCGTCTATATCCAGACATCGGCCAAGTTCCTGAAGCCCGGCCAGCCGCGCGTCGCCGAAATCGGCAGCGTTCCCGGCATGTCCGCCAAGCGCGAGACCGGCCTTGCGACGCCGTTCGACGGCCAGCCGATGCAGGGCTTTTCCGGCATCAAGGCCATGGGTGACGGCACGTTCTGGTCGCTCTCCGACAATGGTTTCGGTTCCAAGGCAAACTCGTCCGACGCCGCGCTGATGATCCACCATATCGCCTTCGACTGGGACGCCGGCACGGTCGACCGGAAGGAAACCATCTTCCTCTCCGACCCGAACATGGTCGCGCCCTTCCCGATCGTGCTTGAAGGGT from Martelella mediterranea DSM 17316 carries:
- the rnd gene encoding ribonuclease D, with product MIETTAALAEACATLAKSDFVTIDTEFIRESTFWPELCLIQMASPDLEVLVDPLAKGIDLKPFFELMADASVVKVFHAARQDLEIVYHLGNMLPAPLFDTQVAAMVCGFGDSVSYDQLVSRITGAHIDKSSRFTDWRARPLNDKQLSYALADVTHLRDVYLKLKEQLESEGRTDWVEEEMAILENPQTYDLPPEMAWTRLKLRIKKPIDFAVMQKVAEWRENEARERNQPRRRVLKDDTIYEIAQQHPTEPEALAKLRMIPKGWERSQPAAGLLEAVKTALAIPKADLPRLPRQPHMPEGAAAAAELLKVLLKIVAEQNKVAARVIASSDDLDKIAAEGENADVEAMKGWRRKLYGEPALRLLNGDVALRFVDKKVEMIEV